One segment of Pleomorphomonas sp. PLEO DNA contains the following:
- a CDS encoding DUF1515 family protein — MTKPLLQDTDPTGEILIKLGELGASVEHLLRDFADEKNAARDNRAAVHRRLDEQAQGFADVKTELALSRQVVEALAKTQTETVLPAVDDWRDMKKTGLTVVGFLALGGVSVGAALTWFSDQASLMVRHWLRIG; from the coding sequence ATGACCAAGCCGCTCTTGCAGGACACTGATCCCACCGGAGAAATTCTGATCAAGCTTGGCGAACTCGGCGCCAGCGTCGAGCATCTGCTACGCGACTTCGCTGACGAGAAAAACGCTGCCCGCGACAATCGCGCGGCCGTGCATCGCCGCCTCGACGAGCAGGCGCAGGGATTTGCCGATGTGAAGACCGAACTGGCGCTCAGCCGGCAGGTAGTCGAGGCCCTTGCCAAGACCCAGACGGAAACCGTGCTGCCGGCTGTCGACGACTGGCGGGACATGAAAAAGACCGGCCTCACCGTTGTTGGCTTTCTCGCCCTCGGCGGCGTCAGTGTCGGCGCCGCTTTGACATGGTTTTCCGATCAGGCGTCCCTGATGGTCCGCCACTGGCTCAGGATCGGCTGA
- a CDS encoding lysozyme: protein MATTKLTPTKRARAAIAGVVLAAGAGGMVSLMPGAAPVPDDVALAIEVLVKPWEGRSLTGYLDTIAKPPVWTICDGDTTDVKPGMVETPAGCDKRLAMKIMRDYRAKLTGCIPNWKAAPLGWRAMMNSLAWNIGTGAACGSSAARLGRAGRWQESCVAATAFNRAGGRMIVGLARRRGMGDVPRIGEGELCASGVL from the coding sequence ATGGCGACGACTAAGCTCACGCCGACCAAGCGAGCCCGCGCGGCGATCGCCGGCGTGGTGCTGGCAGCCGGTGCCGGCGGCATGGTGTCGCTGATGCCCGGTGCGGCGCCAGTGCCCGATGATGTGGCGCTCGCTATCGAGGTCCTTGTTAAGCCTTGGGAGGGGCGGTCGCTCACCGGCTATCTCGACACCATCGCCAAGCCGCCGGTCTGGACGATCTGCGATGGCGATACCACCGATGTGAAGCCGGGCATGGTGGAGACGCCTGCCGGCTGTGACAAGCGCCTCGCCATGAAGATCATGCGCGATTACCGGGCCAAACTGACGGGCTGTATCCCCAACTGGAAGGCGGCGCCTTTGGGCTGGCGCGCCATGATGAACTCGCTCGCCTGGAACATCGGCACCGGTGCCGCATGTGGCTCTTCGGCCGCGCGTCTGGGTCGGGCCGGCCGCTGGCAGGAGAGTTGCGTGGCCGCCACCGCCTTCAATCGGGCCGGTGGACGGATGATCGTCGGCCTCGCCCGGCGGCGCGGCATGGGCGACGTCCCGCGCATTGGCGAAGGCGAACTCTGCGCCTCGGGGGTGCTGTGA